One region of Gopherus evgoodei ecotype Sinaloan lineage chromosome 23, rGopEvg1_v1.p, whole genome shotgun sequence genomic DNA includes:
- the LOC115639223 gene encoding zinc-binding protein A33-like produces the protein MEAPQRHPVEQSGGKEMEDVVCNFLEAQEGVEKLCCSYKKKIQATQSGLQSLREEVMEDFRKMHSFLYAEEQSVMAKIGQEEKQVLSSLEDRVTDITKREACVLELIDYLSEVEDHDGYLMAMADSQVDHLKAELTRHSKEVRHYRPTVLSSPSLTYVVCRRMLGYVMRSALECITLDPKTAHSHLQLSEDLKSAKLGPGAQAVLESPQRFEPCLYVLGSQDFRSGRHYWEVSVGRKSNWVIGVASHWVNRKATEDLNPENGYWALRKIPGNRYYALSSPPALLTLDSSPTKVGICLDYESGRVGFYDAECMAEVCTLRGNFQEPLHPFFCPGLVLAEQDYEPLWVCN, from the coding sequence ATGGAGGCTCCTCAGAGGCACCCAGTGGAGCAGAGTGGTGGCAAAGAAATGGAAGACGTGGTCTGTAACTTCCTGGAGGCTCAGGAAGGTGTGGAAAAGCTCTGTTGCTCCTACAAGAAAAAGATCCAGGCTACTCAGAGTGGCCTGCAGTCCCTTCGGGAGGAGGTGATGGAGGACTTCCGGAAGATGCACAGCTTCCTGTATGCTGAGGAGCAATCTGTGATGGCCAAGATTGGCCAAGAAGAGAAGCAGGTACTCAGCAGCCTGGAGGACAGGGTGACGGACATCACCAAGAGGGAAGCTTGTGTTCTGGAGCTAATAGATTACCTGAGTGAGGTGGAGGACCATGATGGATACCTAATGGCTATGGCTGATAGCCAGGTGGATCATCTAAAGGCAGAGCTGACCAGGCACAGCAAGGAAGTGAGACACTACAGGCCCACGGTCCTCTCCAGCCCTTCACTGACATACGTGGTTTGTAGAAGGATGCTGGGGTATGTGATGCGGTCTGCACTGGAGTGCATCACCCTGGACCCTAAGACAGCCCATTCGCATCTGCAGCTCTCCGAAGACCTGAAATCGGCAAAACTGGGACCTGGCGCCCAGGCTGTCCTGGAGAGCCCCCAGCGCTTTGAGCCATGTCTTTATGTCCTCGGCTCTCAGGATTTCCGCTCAGGCAGGCACTACTGGGAGGTGAGCGTTGGGCGCAAAAGCAACTGGGTGATTGGGGTAGCCAGCCACTGGGTCAACCGCAAGGCAACAGAAGATCTCAACCCTGAAAATGGATACTGGGCCCTTCGGAAGATACCAGGCAACCGTTACTATGCCCtgtcctcacccccagccctcctgaccCTGGATTCCAGCCCCACGAAGGTGGGCATTTGCCTGGACTATGAGAGCGGCAGGGTTGGGTTTTATGATGCCGAGTGCATGGCAGAGGTTTGCACCCTCAGGGGCAACTTCCAGGAGCCGTTGCACCCTTTCTTCTGCCCCGGCCTGGTGCTGGCTGAGCAGGACTATGAGCCTCTCTGGGTGTGCAATtag
- the MIEN1 gene encoding migration and invasion enhancer 1 — MSEGSEPAAPAGVRIVVEYCEPCGFESTYLELASAVKEEYPDIEIESRLGGKGTFEIEINGQLVFSKLENGGFPYEKDLIEAIRRARNGEPLEKITNSRPPCVIL; from the exons ATGAGCGAAGGGTCGGAGCCGGCGGCGCCCGCCGGGGTCCGCATCGTGGTGGAGTATTG TGAGCCCTGTGGGTTTGAGTCCACGTACCTGGAATTGGCAAGTGCAGTGAAAGAAGAGTACCCAGATATAGAAATTGAATCCAGGCTCGGGGGGAAAG gtacctttgaaattgaaatcaatgggcagctTGTCTTCTCCAAACTAGAAAATGGTGGTTTTCCTTATGAGAAGGAT CTCATTGAAGCAATAAGAAGAGCCAGAAATGGGGAACCTCTAGAAAAAATCACCAACAGTCGTCCCCCCTGTGTCATCCTGTAG